Sequence from the Megalops cyprinoides isolate fMegCyp1 chromosome 4, fMegCyp1.pri, whole genome shotgun sequence genome:
TACTAGTAAGAAAATGTCTGTTACTAGAAAGGACAAAGTCATCACTACTGTATTGCCACTAGTGAAATGGGGGAAACAGTGTTATCTAGTACTACTTAAATAGTAGCAATGGGCGGCTAAATTATAAACGCCTCTCCTTAACAATTCTTAGTTAACTTTTGGCAACTTACAGTGGATGgtgtaataataaaatagcgTGCCATAGACAGTGGCCTTCTTAACTATAGTGACAACGGACGATTAAATCATAAAATTGAAATCAAGAATATATTGTcgtttttatttaattgcaacGTTggctgtacattttatttaactggAGGCAACCTATGCCTAGTTCTAATGATGCTGCGTCAACAACATTGTGATACAGTTGTTCTTTTGACTTTAAAGACACGTTACTTTCATACTTAATGTGACTCCTACGAACCTTTGAAAATGACCGTCAGATTGCAACGGAATTTTTTCGAAACTCATCATCATTACGATCATCTCCTTGCAACATTATCTCACATACGAAGTCACAGTGTTgtcatttcttcttctttttaaagtATCTGTTTAATTCTTTCTGCTAAAAGTTTTCACTTTCGATCATCTTATAAGCACAGCCAAAATACTGTTAATCAGATTGACGTTTGCGTAGCCATATTACTCGTGATAGAACGTTGATGAGTTTACCACACCTCTACATACACATTGGCCTAAAGGCGTCCTCCTTGAGTAGCCTATACTAGGGAGCGCATGACCTACCGCCAGTCACTGTACAGCCGTAGTCCACTGTTGACGCGCAGAAATGAGGGGCTTCACATCGTCTTTTGTCCTGTCGTTGTACGGTGAGTCGTTAAGATACTCAGctattcatttatataaaaaaaaaaaaaaaaaatcaaggagaATAGAAATTAGGAATTTTGCATCTGCGTTGCTGTCGATAATATTTTTCCAAAGGCTATCGGCGTTGAGGTTTATTTGCTCTTTCTTTGGTTCTTGATTATAAATAATTCCTTAATTCGCCGGGACTAAACACGTTTGAATTTCAGCTCGAGAAAGCCCACGAATGAACTAATTCCATTCTTGGACTTAATTATCTTCCCTGCCTGATACATAAGTATCAAgataaaaacaggcaggaaagtATAATTCAGGTTGAAAGATATGTAAGATAATGAAACTGAATGTTCTGTGGACTTCATGCAAAAGATTTCCCTTGCTTAAATAGAAATTTAGAAGTGTGTCTTGTCAGCTTAAAAGCTATAAAAAATTTCATTGAGAAAATGTGTCAAGTTCCTTGCAGAGTGTTTTGACCTAAAAGCGTTTAAATGATCCCTGCTCTCAATTTTACTTCTGAGAACTTGCAGGTTGTTCCTTCCTGCTGAGACCACATCTAGTCCTGCTATCAGTGTTCTGTTTAAACCACATGTAACAGTCATAGCTAGCTGCAAAAGGTGATGAAATATAAGATTTTAAACACCATTGCAGCAGAACTCtagtcaaaaatgaaaaatttgatAAGCTTTATGATGGTTATCAGGTCTTACATGCATGatcaaatatttcacatgatGGCCTGTAAGCCAAGAACTCAAAATTCTGCCAGTCAGTGGTCCAAAGCCAGCCTTTCTGCCAACAAGAGCTCTTCATGTGAGAGAGCTCAATATATAGCAACCTGAATCAAGAGACAACTTTCCAGTTgtttaaagaaacagaaaatcataCAGATAACCATATTGACAAtcaatgtgtgttttatgcGTGTTGACAATTTCATTGTTCAAAACTACAGTACAATTAAGACGAAACTAGGTTACTGTGACTTCCTGAAAGAGTGTCTTGCTTTTTGGTTCAGTGtctaattaaatgaatgaaaaggctGTGTCTGCCCATATGCACAAAACGTCTGGACATGCATGCCTGTGGCAGAGAGCCACAGGCAGAGcgaaaaatgtgtaaaaaggcTAGTGTAGGACATGGTTTAATCCCTGTGTGAGCATTATACTTGTGTGTGAAGAGATACTAGAGATACTAAAGCAGTATCTGTCTCTCAGGCCTGCTGCTTCTTTGGCCAAACATCCAATCATCTAGGCACTCCCTAACCCAAGTTCGAAATAAGTGCCCAACATCAGGTACCAACAGTCACACTCTctatgtctctgtctgtctctgtctctgtctctatctctgtctctctctctctctgtgtctctctttctcaacaTCTCTGCAACAGCACACTGCCTTTGTTTTTCCATGCAGTGATTTCTCTCACACAATACAACAGGGTTTGATCCAGCAggggttttatttttccaggtGCGATTGCATTACTCTCCTTGTCCACTGGGGGGTGCATTACCTGGAGCCCTCAGCTCCAGAAGGCCCTGTGTATTGCATTTCTGTACTTCAAGCTATTttaatgagtgtttttttccaagtgGTTTTCCTGCTGTTTGATTTAGTGTAGAGAGTGATTAACAGTGGGGTAGAGAGTGATTAACAGTGGGGTAGAGAGTGATTAACAGTGGGGTAGAGTGTGCAGCAGTGACTGTGTAGGGAGTTTGTAATCACGTTTCTGGCTCTAGATGCAGACAGTGAGGAGATGCCTGAAGTCTTGAAGGTGCTGAGACCGTGTCCGGAAAAATACCAGAACTTCTGTATCCATGGCCAATGCAGCTTTGACCCTGACCTAGACATACCCGTCTGCAGGTGAGCATACAATTACCACTCCTACATGAACACACCCACTTGCAATTGAGAATACgcctacccccccccaaacctgaACATGTACACCTGCTACCACAGGAGCCTGAGCACACTTATCTGTAACTGACCGCACAGCCTCAGTGAAAACTCATAAAGTTGTGTGAAACGATAACTGTGTTCTTGCCCTTAACAGCATACGATGATGCCACTGTGGGTGTGACCTTCAGAATGTGATGATGACACTGGAGATGTGGCCCTCAGAATGTGATGATGACACTGTGGGTGTGGCTTTCAGCTGTGTACCGAATTACGCTGGGGAGAGATGCCAACATCTGGTTCTGCAATCCCGCAGCGCGAGAGCCGACCCTGAGAAACTCAACGCCATTGGTGTGGCTGtggtcctgctgctctgtggacTCATTGGTGGCCTCTACTGCTGTGTGAGGAAGAGGTACAAAACCACACCTACAGTGTTTTTAAACTCACCTGTTCACCTTATCCAACCCCATGCAACCATGACTGCCTGCGCAATTATGTATCACTGCCTGCATATCAGCTAATTGGAGTGATATGTAGAAACCATGTTAACAGCtctgaataaaatgttaatttacagGTGCGAGAAATAGAAGCCCCAGCAGATCCACTCAGGTCCATTTGAACATCTACTCAGAGACTTTGGGACATGAGGAAAATCCTCATGGCAGACATGTTTGTTCCAGTTATTGGCCAGGTCGCATTTTCACATTACCATGGCATTTTCTAACAGGAAATAAAGGAAGTTGCCTGGCTGGGTTTTCTGTACTCATCCTCATGTTCTGCTTCTCTAAAAGCATCAACAGCGtttcatttcaatatatatttttatttcattgttgcaACTGTCATCCTctttttatgtcatttattcACTAAAGGCTTAATATGTGTTTTACACCAGTCAAAACTTGTCAATAATGCTGTAATGAGAGAATATTAAGAGAACAATTATAAGAAAAAGGTTAGAAAATAAGCTGGTACAAATTCGTAGCGAAGTTGTTTCACACTACACTCTATAGCCCTGTACTGGACTCACTCTAACCCTATACTATACTCTGACACTACACTCTAACCCTCTAACAGACAATGTAACTATACTTTAATCCTACAGTACACACTAAAACTACACTCAAACGGTGTAGTACACACTAAAATTTCACTCTAATACTATAAAACACCCTGAACCTACACAGTCTACTCCAGTGCTACACACTGACATTACACACTGTATTACACATTCACGTTACACTATCTAACCCTGTACTATACACTGAAATTACACTGCATAATCCTTGACTACACTCCTGATATTAAACGTAGTAACCATTTATTACCTCCAGCTGGCACTTGCAGTCACAAGaaccacactgacacatttcatcttcagttaataccattttttttataattcatcTTGGAAAGCAcgaaacacagagaggaactgCACTTGAGCACAGTGAGTTGTGTGTGATAAGTTCCCATCAGAGAGTAAACAGACACTCTCTGCTGCGGGATACAGAGAGGTGCATTTGGGTGGAGACATTAGAGGCAGTGCAGACTCTGCTGGCAGTCTTAGTAACCACACCCAGAGGATCAACTCTACTGCAACTCCAACATTCACTGACCTCTCTAAAGAGTTGCTTGAGCAAAAAATAATACCTTGTTTCAATCTTAATGAACCATGAGTAGCATTCACTCATTTTCCCCCTAAATGCTGCTTGATCTTCCTGTCTCCACCCGGATGATTATACAGCACCTGATTCCCAAATTTCTTCTGAACACCTCCACCTTCATCTGTgatatatctgtctgtctgtctaataATATTTAGGATATTCACATCACACTTTACATCAACAAGCTCTCCTTTCTCGAACTGTCTACAGGATGGATATATGGcatgaaagaggaaaacaataaTCTCTGACTTTAAAGTAGATATACACAATCTGAGCATCTAGATGTTAGCCATCAGAATATTGAGTGACAAAGCTATTTTTATAAACGTGTCAAATGATTAATGATTTGCACATGTGAGTAACTGGCCTTTTTCTACACTGAAAGCACTTCTCCTTTAGACTGCACTGTAACTGTGATTGAACTACAAAACCCTGCAATAATTACATCAGCAACGAAGACAGATTATGAGAGATCTGTGTTCTACCCACAGGTGTCACTGTTTACTTACTATAGAATTTTATAGTTGAGTATTACCTGACATCCGAGGAGAGCGTGAGAGTTCCCTCTACATGTAACCCCTTTACCTCAAAAATGCCATCATTTCACATAATAGGTCAGGTTACAATGATAACCTAACAAATACTATCAAAGCATCCGTCATTTTCATGACAACATATATTGCCTTATATGTTTGTACAAAATAATCCAATTGACTTCACACTTCAAACTactgttaaaattaaatgtaaaaaatgcatgtcGACAATATCTTTCACGGGAACTGAAACACAATGTTACACTTTGCCAGGATTTTCCAACACATTTAAGATAGGGTACAGCCCAAACGAGGTATTTCATAATattactaaaataataaaaactatataACGTATGATTAGTGTTTCTTCCAATTTACACTGTATTGTTGACATATGTTATTAGATAAACTATCTTATATATATACCCTGCAAGACTACCTTGGTCCATTCAGCTAAAATGGGCTGCCTGTTCATAGTTCatgaaaataaactattttGATGTAATGTTAACGCGTGTTGCGCAACTGggtcaaagtttttttttttccctcgatCTAACTTTGCAACCCCTGCGTTTGATTCAAGGTGAATGAACCACCACACCCTCACCTACACCTAATAACGTATTCGataaaacagag
This genomic interval carries:
- the LOC118776183 gene encoding epigen-like, which gives rise to MRGFTSSFVLSLYGLLLLWPNIQSSRHSLTQVRNKCPTSDADSEEMPEVLKVLRPCPEKYQNFCIHGQCSFDPDLDIPVCSCVPNYAGERCQHLVLQSRSARADPEKLNAIGVAVVLLLCGLIGGLYCCVRKRCEK